One window of Scheffersomyces stipitis CBS 6054 chromosome 1, whole genome shotgun sequence genomic DNA carries:
- a CDS encoding Gly-X carboxypeptidase, whose product MPEKTLPIYQSSAKKNHRSSWSRVLLSIAAFSAVVGWWAYSSSITHTSPLASFSKIDLSSVFGTFSEPLTSSGLCPTVEKLDPSEFLYNNETLDRILHDEAFKAKSRERLLGAIRVPTESYDDLLNPNSADTLEDLLEIEPRWKPFIPFHKYLEDTFPLVHKNLKVEKVNKFALVYTWEGSSNKKPILLAAHQDVVPIQKESLDQWDYPPYEGGYDGEWLYGRGSADCKSLLIGLLETIELLLEEGHFNPQRTIVLAFGYDEESAGTGAEEISKHLLKRYGPDSFMQIIDEGSEGYVQLDEGGVNYIIPCTSEKGHLDSVIELYTPGGHSSVPPDHTSIGILARLIANIEDKQFDSILTRNNPLLHMLYCYADYSTELDDSLRSDIYKAHLDVKSNENVIEFINNSLKHKYIITTSQAVDVIGGGVKANALPEHVSVLVNHRIAVEESVAVVVDKIVGQVKEIAEKFSLGVIVDGKVIIEPTDNGHFVYNTVGALEPAPVTPNNGHVWETYGGALRYLYEDLIFPESSEPFVFAPIIGTGNTDTKSYWDLTKQIYRYQPGLGQVEENAHTVNEKIQLQSHFTIISFYYYYLQLADKLSDE is encoded by the coding sequence ATGCCAGAAAAAACACTTCCGATCTACCAATCTTCagccaagaagaaccaCAGGTCGTCCTGGAGTAGAGTATTACTCTCAATTGCAGCTTTCTCAGCTGTGGTCGGCTGGTGGGcatattcttcttccatcaCTCATACTTCGCCTTTGGCATCTTTCCTGAAAATTGATCTTTCGTCTGTCTTCGGAACCTTTTCCGAACCTTTGACATCTTCTGGATTATGTCCGAcagttgaaaagttggatCCTCTGGAGTTTTTGTATAACAATGAGACACTTGACAGAATTCTCCACGACGAAGCTTTCAAAGCGAAGTCTCGGGAGCGTCTTCTTGGAGCTATTCGTGTTCCAACTGAGCTGTACGatgacttgttgaatccGAATTCTGCAGACACTTTGGAAGACCTATTAGAGATAGAACCAAGGTGGAAGCCTTTCATTCCCTTCCACAAGTACTTGGAAGATACCTTTCCTTTGGTTcacaagaatttgaaggTTGAGAAAGTCAACAAGTTTGCTTTGGTTTACACTTGGGAAGGTTCTTCTAACAAGAAACCAATTCTTTTGGCTGCTCATCAGGATGTCGTTCCTATCCAGAAGGAATCGCTTGACCAATGGGATTATCCTCCGTACGAAGGTGGGTATGATGGAGAATGGTTGTACGGGAGAGGAAGTGCTGATTGCAAGAGCTTGTTGATTGGTTTGCTTGAAACAATAGAACTCttattggaagaaggaCACTTCAATCCTCAGAGAACAATTGTTCTAGCATTTGGTTACGATGAAGAGTCAGCTGGAACAGGAGCTGAGGAAATTTCAAAGCATTTGCTTAAAAGGTACGGTCCTGACTCGTTTATGCAGATTATTGACGAAGGCAGTGAAGGCTATGTTCAATTGGATGAAGGTGGAGTTAACTATATCATTCCTTGCACCAGCGAAAAGGGCCATTTAGACTCTGTGATAGAGTTGTATACACCTGGTGGTCATTCTTCAGTACCTCCCGACCATACATCGATCGGTATCTTGGCAAGattgattgcaaatatCGAAGATAAGCAATTCGACAGCATTCTTACCAGAAACAATCCTCTTTTACACATGTTGTACTGTTATGCAGATTACTCGACAGAACTTGACGACTCTTTAAGATCGGATATCTACAAAGCACATTTGGATGTAAAGTCTAACGAAAATGTCATAGAATTTATCAATAACTCCCTCAAGCACAAGTATATCATTACTACTTCTCAAGCCGTTGATGTCATCGGTGGAGGAGTCAAGGCTAACGCATTGCCTGAGCATGTATCGGTATTAGTCAACCACAGAATTGctgtagaagaaagtgTTGCTGTGGTTGTGGACAAAATTGTTGGTCAAGTAAAAGAAATTGCCGAAAAGTTTAGCTTAGGTGTAATTGTCGATGGGAAAGTCATTATTGAACCCACAGATAACGGCCATTTTGTATACAATACTGTGGGAGCATTGGAACCAGCACCTGTAACTCCTAATAATGGCCATGTTTGGGAAACATATGGTGGCGCTTTACGTTACCTCTATGAAGATTTGATCTTTCCTGAATCAAGCGAGCCCTTCGTGTTTGCTCCTATCATTGGAACAGGTAATACAGACACAAAGTCTTATTGGGACTTGACTAAACAAATTTATAGGTACCAACCTGGGTTAGGACAAGTGGAAGAAAATGCCCATACCGTGAATGAAAAGATTCAGCTTCAATCTCATTTCACCATCATCTCATTTTACTACTATTACTTGCAACTTGCTGACAAGTTGAGCGATGAATAA
- the YCM1 gene encoding mitochondrial carrier protein (Mitochondrial carnitine/acylcarnitine carrier protein (Carnitine/acylcarnitine translocase) (Yong-Su Jin[2006-01-06 11:56:32])) yields MSYAVTDKEDELLELRKESPSQPPPRYLGFVAGVFSGVTKNAVGHPFDTVKVRLQTAPKGMFKGPMDCVWQTLKKEGAGGFYKGFTPPLIGWVLMDSVMLGSLHVYRRLVKENFYPDEKKLPLLGHVIAGLGSGLTVSFVAAPIEQFKARLQVQYDAKSRIYSGPLDVAKKLYKVSGIRGIYSGLLSTMIFRTNFIFWWGSYEIFTNYFEANTKMSKPSINFWAGGLSATVFWIFAYPSDVVKQTIMTDSPIRAEKKFPRWIDAVKYIYHERGLAGFTRGFGPSILRSFPANAAALAAFEAVMRFLH; encoded by the coding sequence atGTCCTATGCTGTTacagacaaagaagatgagttgCTAGAACTCAGAAAAGAATCTCCGAGCCAGCCTCCACCCAGATACTTGGGATTTGTGGCCGGGGTATTCCTGGGAGTCACCAAGAATGCTGTAGGGCATCCATTTGACACTGTGAAAGTTCGACTTCAGACAGCTCCTAAGGGTATGTTCAAGGGCCCGATGGACTGCGTGTGGCagacgttgaagaaggaaggTGCTGGTGGCTTTTACAAGGGGTTTACCCCACCGTTGATTGGCTGGGTGTTGATGGACTCCGTCATGTTAGGTTCACTTCATGTGTACAGGCGGTTGGTGAAAGAAAACTTCTATCCtgatgaaaagaagttaCCGTTATTGGGTCATGTAATTGCTGGGTTGGGCAGTGGATTAACTGTCTCGTTTGTAGCGGCTCCTATCGAGCAGTTCAAAGCCCGTTTGCAAGTCCAGTACGATGCCAAATCGAGAATCTACAGTGGGCCACTAGATGTAGCGAAAAAGTTATACAAGGTATCTGGAATCAGGGGTATATATAGTGGGTTGTTGTCAACAATGATCTTCAGAAccaatttcatcttttgGTGGGGTTCTTACGAAATTTTCACTAACTATTTTGAAGCTAACACCAAGATGCTGAAGCCTtctatcaacttctggGCTGGAGGACTTTCGGCAACAGTCTTCTGGATCTTTGCCTATCCTTCTGATGTAGTGAAACAGACCATCATGACTGACTCACCTATCAGagcagaaaagaagtttcCTCGTTGGATTGATGCTGTCAAGTATATCTACCACGAAAGAGGGTTGGCTGGCTTCACTCGGGGCTTTGGGCCGTCCATCTTGAGATCGTTCCCAGCCAATGCTGCTGCTTTAGCTGCATTCGAGGCTGTGATGAGATTCTTGCATTAG
- a CDS encoding predicted protein — MANPQEEVYKEFLNYDWESFSEFQTGLQEILDSHLNTLKEQDASIKAIPALDRQQLTDQAKSFFFCSHTGNILNLDDFQQWRFHNGDKFDKKKKIQEITDTEIEQDEEQKTGANEEAEQEQELKHNSETIQQTHETEHSTEDPPYSSNYQHLVELIVSGKPVPGIKDIPDTVLSEKKSDAIATQRVKPWEKNKTAADTSFLE, encoded by the coding sequence ATGGCTAAtccacaagaagaagtttaCAAAGAATTCCTCAACTACGACTGGGAGTCATTCTCAGAGTTCCAAACAGGGCTCCAGGAGATCCTCGATAGTCATTTGAACACGCTAAAGGAGCAAGATGCCTCTATCAAGGCTATCCCTGCTTTAGACAGACAGCAGTTGACTGACCAAGCAAAgtcgttcttcttctgttcgCACACTGGAAACATCCTCAATCTCGATGACTTCCAGCAATGGAGATTTCACAACGGAGACAAGTtcgacaagaagaagaaaatccaaGAGATAACAGACACCGAAATAGAACAAGACGAGGAACAAAAAACTGGAGCAAACGAAGAAGCAGAACAGGAACAAGAATTAAAACATAATTCAGAAACTATACAACAAACTCATGAAACTGAACATTCTACCGAGGATCCACCATATTCGTCGAATTACCAACACCTTGTAGAGTTAATTGTTTCAGGGAAACCTGTTCCTGGAATCAAGGATATCCCTGATACGgttctttctgaaaagaagtcgGATGCTATAGCCACCCAGAGGGTCAAGCCTTGggagaagaacaagactGCAGCCGATACCAGTTTCCTTGAGTAG
- a CDS encoding predicted protein, whose product MSQSPVKKEPIVISTSGSAKAGSSSESGWQEIPLKSCTTDEVKDIRFHIMRFQNKQDVNIMDEFTKPVRLHRKDPRNIQFQLTRAEIDLRKKEQEEAKLERQRLKEEAEELAEKEAIEKGEDPKKYRKNGPDMSQVAPDGGARKAKKNLFKRKTRQINLMDDEKRKLRYEEYYPWVVEDYDGKNVFVGNYEAGSSESQHVLFVFDKDGFKMVPAEKVYKFTPRNKYATLTLEEAEAKMEKNSSVPRWLMRHMEDKSNASDSTPDQRFRNSVPSNGSVLPAGGSSSRRRLRTVSGGGGSNDRDSDHDDLDFDEEFADDEEAPIMDGDEEENKLSEQKIKKEMLKAAHFDGQSDAEGDDDLEDLFETEKSRKVDKEGKKLRKVLNKREGGVYDSDEDENLNPYLSKSDLESDDESDEETDVKKEDDPNASDLKPTNVPRSFYAYNIGDGFVLIKAPADFLKGFPQGEWTPNGRKRPSPGATASPRKKIKIEDGSAPPKLKLKIKSESSRESMSPSPVPQPAAASVDLNSAGPDNVLVTVKEVLDIVRDNPLTTKELLFRLKSRVSANKENKLRIINIVKQNLRLVDTKLVLKE is encoded by the exons ATGAGTCAATCTCCCGTGAAAAAAGAGCCGATTGTA ATCTCAACAAGTGGATCCGCGAAGGCGGGATCTTCTTCCGAATCAGGCTGGCAGGAGATTCCACTCAAGCTGTGTACGACCGACGAGGTTAAGGACATCCGCTTTCACATCATGCGGTTCCAGAACAAGCAGGATGTGAATATCATGGATGAGTTCACCAAACCGGTACGTTTGCATAGAAAAGATCCACGGAATATCCAGTTCCAGCTCACTAGAGCGGAGATAGATCTCCGTAAAAAGGAGCAGGAAGAAGCCAAACTTGAGCGGCAACGGCTCAAAGAGGAAGCCGAAGAGTTAGCTGAAAAGGAGGCTATAGAGAAGGGAGAAGATCCCAAGAAATACCGCAAGAATGGACCGGATATGTCGCAGGTAGCACCTGATGGAGGAGCCAGGAAAGCGAAAAagaatcttttcaaacGTAAAACGAGACAGATTAACCTCATGGATGATGAAAAACGGAAATTGCGGTATGAAGAGTACTATCCATGGGTTGTGGAAGATTATGACGGCAAAAACGTCTTTGTAGGTAATTATGAGGCTGGCTCCAGTGAGTCTCAACATGTGCTCTTTGTATTTGATAAGGACGGCTTCAAGATGGTTCCGGCAGAAAAAGTGTATAAGTTCACTCCTCGTAACAAGTATGCGACCTTGACATTAGAGGAGGCTGAAGCAAAGATGGAAAAGAATCTGTCTGTGCCCAGATGGCTCATGAGACATATGGAAGATAAATCGAATGCTTCAGACAGTACTCCTGATCAAAGATTTCGTAACAGCGTTCCAAGCAATGGAAGTGTCCTACCAGCTGGTGGAAGTTctagtagaagaagattacGAACTGTTAGCGGCGGAGGTGGCTCCAACGATAGAGATTCTGATCACGACGATTTGGATTTTGATGAAGAGTTTGcagacgacgaagaagcaCCGATTATGGATGgggacgaagaagagaacaagTTATCTGAGcagaagatcaagaaggaaatgtTGAAAGCTGCTCATTTTGATGGGCAGTCTGATGCCGAGGGTGATGAtgatttggaagatttgTTTGAGACAGAAAAGTCCAGAAAAGTAGACAAGGAAGGTAAGAAGTTGCGGAAGGTGTTGAACAAGCGTGAAGGAGGAGTCTACGACAGTGACGAGGACGAAAATTTGAATCCTTACCTTTCAAAATCGGATTTGGAAAGCGATGACGAGAGCGATGAGGAGACAGACgtaaagaaagaagacgacCCCAATGCCAGTGACTTGAAACCAACCAACGTGCCCCGTTCCTTCTACGCATACAACATAGGCGATGGTTTTGTTCTTATAAAAGCACCAGcagacttcttgaaggGTTTTCCACAAGGTGAATGGACTCCAAATGGTAGAAAAAGACCTTCTCCAGGGGCCACGGCTTCtccaagaaagaagataaagataGAGGACGGCCTGGCTCCTCCTAAGCTTAAGCTCAAGATCAAGTCTGAGAGCAGCAGAGAAAGTATGTCACCTTCCCCAGTCCCTCAGCCAGCTGCTGCTAGCGTAGACTTGAATTCAGCAGGGCCCGATAACGTCCTTGTTACGGTGAAGGAAGTGCTAGACATTGTTAGAGACAACCCACTTACAACAAAAGAATTGTTGTTCCGGTTGAAGAGCAGAGTCAGTGCCAATAAAGAGAACAAGCTTCGGATCATTAATATTGTCAAGCAGAACTTGAGGTTGGTGGATACGaagttggtgttgaaggaGTAA
- a CDS encoding 3'->5' exoribonuclease, which translates to MELYSPEGLRIDGRRWNEIRNFECRINTHPNSSDGSSYIEQGNTKVICVVQGPMEPALRSQANSNEATLEVNLSVANFSTTERKKRSKSEKRMVQLKTTLERTFQQSVMCNLYPRTLIRIDLHVLSQDGGMLAACTNAMTLALIDAGVSMYDYVAAMTAGLHDQTPLLDMNGLEENDMSTLTIGVIGKSEKLSLLMLEDKIPLDRLESVLAIAIAGSHKIRDLMDSEVRRHGNIRSSKLAS; encoded by the coding sequence ATGGAATTGTATTCACCGGAAGGTTTACGAATTGACGGCCGAAGGTGGAATGAGATCCGCAATTTTGAATGTCGAATAAACACCCATCCTAACTCTTCAGATGGCTCTTCGTACATAGAACAGGGTAATACGAAAGTCATTTGTGTGGTACAGGGACCGATGGAGCCTGCTTTGAGATCACAAGCAAACTCTAATGAAGCCACTTTGGAAGTAAATTTATCTGTTGCAAATTTTTCTACGACAGAAAGGAAAAAGAGGTCCAAATCTGAGAAGAGAATGGTTCAGCTCAAGACTACTTTGGAAAGAACCTTCCAACAGTCGGTGATGTGTAACTTATATCCACGTACTTTGATCCGGATCGACTTGCACGTATTGTCGCAAGACGGAGGCATGCTAGCTGCCTGCACCAATGCTATGACATTGGCTCTAATCGATGCTGGTGTATCCATGTATGACTATGTAGCAGCCATGACAGCTGGGTTGCACGACCAAACGCCTTTGTTAGACATGAATGGTTTGGAAGAGAACGATATGAGCACTTTGACAATTGGGGTAATCGGTAAAAGCGAAAAGTTGTCGTTATTGATGTTGGAAGACAAGATACCGTTGGATAGACTTGAGTCTGTGTTGGCTATAGCCATCGCAGGAAGCCACAAAATCCGCGACTTGATGGATAGTGAAGTCAGAAGACATGGCAATATTCGATCTCTGAAGTTAGCTAGTTAG
- the MNT45 gene encoding mannosyltransferase yields the protein MISTFHIQIIAILLRIGFFLFGLYQDKYLPVKYTDIDYLVFSDAARFVYEGQSPYLRETYRYTPLLSWLLVPNSWGEYWYSFGKILFMISDLVTGLFIVKLLPRNISKNKMLVLSSIWLLNPMVITISTRGSSESVLTVMIMASIYFLLRRDSIFLSAVWLGLAIHFKLYPIIYLPSILLYLSNKGKPLVNIPLVKLVNMKSITYLFFTVVTVAALNGLFYIHYGYEFLYHSYLYHFIRLDHRHNFSVYNVCLYYKSALAENVSNIESFAFIPQFLISTIAIPLVFAKKDLISGFFLQTLAFVTFNKVMTSQYFIWYLIFLPYFLSRTNLASKKHARKGIFILLLWIVSQGSWLYFAFQLEFLGKNTFDSGLLYSSIFFFLSNCWIISQFVDSICT from the coding sequence ATGATTTCCACATTTCATATCCAGATCATTGCTATCCTACTCCGCATAGGCTTCTTCCTATTTGGACTTTATCAGGACAAGTACTTGCCTGTAAAGTATACAGACATCGACTACCTTGTTTTTTCAGATGCTGCCCGTTTTGTCTACGAGGGTCAGTCGCCATACCTCAGAGAAACATATAGATACACACCACTATTGTCGTGGTTGTTGGTGCCCAATAGCTGGGGCGAATACTGGTACAGTTTCGGAAAGATTTTGTTTATGATCAGCGACTTGGTCACAGGACTCTTCATCGTCAAACTCTTGCCCAGGAACATCTCTAAGAACAAAATGCTCGTTTTGTCTTCCATCTGGTTATTGAATCCAATGGTAATAACTATCAGCACCCGAGGTTCATCCGAAAGCGTTCTCACCGTGATGATAATGGCCTCTATCTACTTCTTACTTCGAAGAGATAGTATTTTTTTATCAGCTGTCTGGTTGGGTTTGGCTATCCATTTCAAACTATATCCCATCATCTACTTGCCCAGCATCTTGCTCTATTTGTCCAACAAAGGTAAACCTTTGGTGAATATTCCATTGGTAAAGCTTGTCAATATGAAGAGCATCACctacttgttcttcacCGTAGTCACTGTGGCTGCTCTCAATGGCCTCTTTTACATCCACTACGGCTACGAATTCTTATATCACTCCTACTTGTACCACTTCATTCGTTTGGACCATAGACACAACTTCTCCGTTTATAACGTATGCTTGTACTACAAATCTGCTCTAGCAGAAAATGTAAGCAACATCGAGAGTTTTGCCTTCATTCCCCAGTTTCTCATTTCTACCATTGCCATACCTCTAGTCTTTGCCAAAAAAGACTtgatttctggtttcttcttacAAACTCTCGCGTTTGTCACTTTCAACAAGGTGATGACATCGCAGTACTTCATATGGTACCTCATATTCTTACCATATTTTTTGTCACGGACCAACTTGGCTTCGAAGAAACATGCCAGGAAGGGAATATTCATCTTGCTACTCTGGATTGTATCGCAGGGTTCATGGCTCTACTTTGCTTTCCAGTTGGAGTTCTTGGGAAAGAACACTTTCGATTCTGGATTGCTTTACTCGtcaattttcttctttctcagCAATTGCTGGATAATCAGCCAGTTTGTGGACTCTATATGTACATAG
- a CDS encoding predicted protein, translated as MPTELEELVSFLHSPQPAVVSIALDNLVGYSQGPQSQVFAYDNYEAIKDLKKLSQEKGKTHVVQSVTILANLCDDLTMRNLIVEDEAYLKYLVSSIVNVNNSNADIMCILLTNLAKNDSINKVLDFTIDHNDEQKKIFKSNKAMDCLMDCFVKGFDRSLNKYADYDYLSYFFADISRFSQGRAYFITEQEYDAVVPLSKLLVFTEKYDSRIRREGVASTIKNSLFDTNAHFKLVTEEKINILPYILLPIAGPEEIDEDEMFDLPDELQLLPSDKKRDPLNTIICVHLESLLLLCTTRQLREYLREKSVYTLIRELHKAVEDENVADLCDRLVQMLQRDEAPVEAEDEEESDDDDDKIVEVL; from the coding sequence atGCCTActgaattggaagaattaGTATCCTTCTTGCACTCCCCACAGCCAGCCGTGGTTTCTATAGCcttggacaacttggtCGGATATTCCCAGGGTCCACAGCTGCAAGTGTTTGCCTACGACAACTATGAAGCTatcaaggacttgaagaaattgtcACAAGAAAAGGGAAAGACCCATGTCGTCCAGTCTGTCACaatcttggccaacttgtGTGATGATTTGACCATGAGAAACTTGATTGTTGAGGACGAAGCctacttgaagtatttggTATCGCTGATCGTCAACgtcaacaactccaacgCCGACATCATGTGTATTTTGTTGACCAATTTGGCCAAAAATGACTCCATCAACAAGGTTTTGGACTTCACCATCGACCACAACGAcgagcagaagaagatattcaagtccaacaaaGCTATGGACTGTTTGATGGATTGCTTTGTCAAAGGTTTTGATAGAAGCTTGAACAAATATGCCGACTACGACTATTTGTCGTACTTCTTTGCTGACATCTCGCGTTTCTCTCAGGGAAGAGCCTATTTTATCACCGAGCAGGAATACGACGCAGTGGTACCTCTTTCCAAGTTACTTGTGTTCACTGAAAAGTACGACTCTAGAATCAGAAGAGAGGGTGTAGCTTCTACCATCAAAAACTCATTGTTCGACACCAATGCCCACTTTAAGTTAGTTaccgaagaaaagatcaacatATTGCCATACATCTTGTTGCCAATAGCGGGCCCAGAAGAGATCGATGAAGACGAGATGTTCGATTTACCTGatgaattgcaattgcttcCATCAGACAAAAAGAGAGACCCTCTCAACACCATAATCTGTGTCCATTTGGAGTCTTTGTTACTCTTGTGTACCACCAGACAATTAAGAGAATATCTCAGAGAGAAATCGGTCTATACATTGATAAGGGAATTACACAAGGCAGTCGAGGATGAAAACGTCGCCGACTTGTGCGATAGGCTTGTCCAGATGTTGCAGAGAGATGAAGCTCcagttgaagcagaagatgaagaagagagtgatgatgatgatgacaaGATCGTCGAGGTGTTGtaa